From one Rosa rugosa chromosome 4, drRosRugo1.1, whole genome shotgun sequence genomic stretch:
- the LOC133743895 gene encoding elongation factor 1-gamma produces the protein MALVLHAGSTNKNAYKTLIAAEYTGVKVALAPNFEMGVSNKTPEFLKMNPIGKVPVLETPDGPIFESNAIARYVTHLKADNPLYGSSSIDYAHIEQWIDFGSLEIDANIVNWFRPRMGRAVYLPPAEEAAIAALKRALGAVNTHLASCTYLVGDSVTLADIIMTCNLFMGFTKLMTKSFTSEFPHVERYFWTMVNQPNFKKVLGEVKQTDSVPAVQSAKKPAQAKESAKPKAKEEPKKEAKKEPAKPKAEVEEEEAPKPKPKNPLDLLPPSKMILDDWKRLYSNTKTNFREVAIKGFWDMYDPEGYSLWFCDYKYNDENTVSFVTLNKVGGFLQRMDLARKYAFGKMLIIGANPPYKVKGLWLFRGPEIPEFVMNECYDMELYEWTKVDISDENQKERVSQMIEDQEPFEGEPLLDAKCFK, from the exons ATGGCTCTG GTCCTGCATGCAGGGAGTACAAACAAAAATGCATACAAGACTCTCATTGCTGCAGAGTATACAGGTGTGAAAGTTGCACTTGCACCCAACTTTGAGATGGGCGTCTCGAACAAGACTCCTGAATTTCTCAAGATGAACCCGATTGGGAAG GTTCCTGTGCTGGAAACACCTGATGGTCCCATCTTCGAGAGTAATGCCATTGCACGTTACG TTACTCACTTGAAGGCTGACAATCCTCTTTATGGTTCATCTTCAATTGATTAT GCCCATATCGAGCAATGGATTGATTTTGGATCCTTGGAGATTGATGCTAACATTGTTAATTGGTTTAGACCAAGAATGGGAAGGGCTGTCTATCTTCCTCCA GCAGAGGAAGCTGCAATTGCTGCATTGAAGAGAGCACTGGGTGCAGTGAACACACACCTTGCTTCCTGCACATACCTTGTTGGGGATTCTGTCACCCTTGCTGACATCATTATGACATGCAATTTGTTTATGGGCTTCACTAAGCTCATGACTAAGAGCTTCACTTCAGAGTTTCCTCATGTTGAGAGATACTTTTGGACCATGGTCAATCAACCAAACTTCAAAAAGGTATTGGGTGAGGTTAAGCAGACGGATTCTGTTCCTGCTGTTCAATCTGCAAAGAAGCCTGCCCAGGCCAAAGAATCTGCTAAACCCAAGGCTAAGGAGGAGCCAAAGAAAGAAGCCAAGAAGGAGCCGGCAAAGCCCAAAGCAGAAGTTGAGGAGGAAGAGGCACCAAAGCCAAAACCCAAGAATCCTCTTGATCTGCTTCCCCCGAGTAAGATGATATTGGATGACTGGAAAAGGCTTTACTCTAACACGAAGACCAACTTCCGTGAGGTGGCAATTAAAG GATTCTGGGACATGTACGATCCTGAGGGATATTCTCTTTGGTTCTGTGATTACAAGTACAATGATGAGAATACTGTTTCCTTCGTGACGCTGAACAAGGTCGGTGGATTTCTCCAACGGATGGATCTGGCCCGCAAGTATGCTTTTGGGAAGATGCTAATTATTGGTGCAAACCCACCATACAAGGTGAAGGGCTTGTGGCTCTTCCGTGGCCCAGAAATCCCTGAATTTGTGATGAATGAGTGCTATGACATGGAGCTTTATGAGTGGACCAAGGTCGACATCTCAGATGAAAACCAAAAGGAGCGTGTGAGTCAGATGATTGAAGACCAGGAGCCTTTTGAGGGAGAGCCTCTTTTGGATGCCAAATGTTTCAAGTGA